The DNA region ATTGCTCTGTATCTCGAAGCCCCGGTCCAAATTGCCAATGGGGTTCGGCGGCAAGGCCCTGGTCTGGGTCGTTGACGCCTTGAAAGCCAGGCAAGAGGGCTGCCCGGACTTCATTCTCATCGATTGCCCGGCAGGAATCGATGCCGGATTCATCACAGCCATTACGCCGGCCAATGAGGCCGTTCTGGTGACCACGCCGGACATCACGAGCTTGAGAGACGCTGACAGGGTCATTGGGCTGCTGGAGTGTGACGGAATAAGGGATATTAAGATGATGGTGAACCGGGTTCGGACGGACATGATCAAAGGGGAAGACATGATGTCGGTGCTGGATGTGCAGGAGATGTTGGGACTGGCATTGTTGGGGATGATTCCGGAGGATACGGAGGTCATCAGAAGCACCAACAGAGGGTACCCTCTGGTTTTGAACAGGCCACCCACATTGGCAGGGCTGGCTTTCGAGCAGGCGGCCTGGAGGCTTGTTGAGCAGGACAGTATGCAGGCTGTCATGGTGGAGGAAGAGCCCAAGAAGCGCgggtttttctcctttttcggAGGGTAGGAAGTGCGCCAATTTCGAAGCTTGCAAGTATTGTTCTGCTTGTGCTTTTATCTGCAGATGACCGTTCAGTAGTAGAGAAAAAAGTGAGTGAAGCTGTGTACAGGGTGAGTCAGTTCAATTCTCCGATTGTGTTTTTGTTAGTGATAGCTTAAAGTTTAGATTTCTAGTCTTTCTATGTTTTTAGGGAATGCAAGGATTAATGTGATGTATTTACTTGATTGAGAAACAAGGAAAATTGGTACCTGTCTTTCGAATTTTCCGGATTGA from Malus domestica chromosome 01, GDT2T_hap1 includes:
- the LOC103443054 gene encoding septum site-determining protein minD homolog, chloroplastic-like is translated as MVSLQLLPAILHPKPSTSTSSFLNAAYPLKAFKPKTLKPNLSSPFTVRAVLQYNRKPQLSGDTPRVVVITSGKGGVGKTTTTANVGLSLARLGFSVVAIDADVGLRNLDLLLGLENRVNYTVVEVLNGDCRLDQALVRDKRWSNFELLCISKPRSKLPMGFGGKALVWVVDALKARQEGCPDFILIDCPAGIDAGFITAITPANEAVLVTTPDITSLRDADRVIGLLECDGIRDIKMMVNRVRTDMIKGEDMMSVLDVQEMLGLALLGMIPEDTEVIRSTNRGYPLVLNRPPTLAGLAFEQAAWRLVEQDSMQAVMVEEEPKKRGFFSFFGG